The following is a genomic window from Bacillus sp. V2I10.
TTTTCAATGGGAAAAGAAACATTTTATTTCAATGGAGTATGTAGAAGGCGAGACATTCGAGGATTTAATATTTATTAAAAAAGAAGCTTATGGAGAGAAGGAATCCTTTCATATATTGTTGAAAGTATTAAGGGCTGTAAAGATTCTTCATGAAAATGGAATTGTTCACAGGGATTTAAGAATACCGAACATTCTTATGAAAAATCAGTCCATTCATATTATTGATTTTGGATTAGCCAGAAGACTGAATGAATCTTATGAAGTATGCAAATCTGAAACAAAATACTCCGAAGAAAAGATTCTTTTCAGAGAGGTTTCCTATCAGAGCGATTTTTTTGCTTTGGGACATTTCGTGCTTTTTTTATTGTATTCAGGCTATGTTCCTTCTTCGAGAAAGAGCAGAAGCTGGGAAGATGAACTTGAATTATCATCGTTTGCTAAAGAAATTATAAAACGGATGCTCAAGCTTCTAAAGCCATATGATTCTATTGATGAGCTTATAGGGGAAGTGTTGAAGTGTGCGGATGGGAGAGAACAGAATGTCATTTTTTAATAAGATTCTTTCAAGTGTAGGGATTGGTGCAGCTAAAGTGGATGCGCGATTAGCTTCTGATAAAATTGTTTTGGGAGAAGAGCTGAAAGGGATCATTCACGTCGAAGGCGGAAACATCGAGCAGCAGATCGATGAAATCTACCTTTCTCTGCAAACAACTTATTTAAAAGAATCAGATGATAAGAAATATCATCAGACTGCTACCATTACAAAGGTGAAAATTAATGAACCATTTGTAATCAAGGCAAATGAAATAAAAGAAATTCCATTTGCTTTTCCATTGCCTGCTGACACACCAATCACCCTTGGCTCATCAAAGGTTTGGCTAGAAACCGGGCTTGATATTAAAGGAGCAGTTGACCCGAGTGACAAAGACTTTTTAGATGTAGCAGCACCGCCGCTCGTGCAAACAATTTTCTCCGCACTAAGGGACCTTGGCTTTAACCTGAGAAAAGTAGAAAATGAGGCAGCTCCGTATCATTTGAGGAAAAGGCTTCCTTTCATTCAGGAATTTGAGTTCTATCCAACCGCAGGTCCATTCCGCGGCAAGCTCGATGAACTGGAAGTCGTCATTTCAAATGTAAGCCATCACGGAGTAGAGCTGCTGCTTGAAGTAGATCGCCGGGCAAGGGGACTCGGAGGCTTTTTATCTGAGGCCCTCGAAATGGATGAATCCCTGGTAAAAGTTATGATCACTCAGCAAGATCAGGCATCTATCAGAAGAACACTTGAAAATGTCATACAGCGGTATAGTTAATCAAGGTGACAGCAGTGAAGAGTTTATCACTGCTGTTTTTTGATGGGAGATAACCAATTTAATAGGAGAGGAGAAACAAAATGAAGCAAAAATCACCAAAGCTTCCCCTAACTGACAAGGAGAGGGAACAGCTGAGAAAGGGCAAAATCAAACTCTTAGAGATAAAAGAGATGAAGGCAAACGAATTAGCTGCTTTAATTGAAGTTCCAAACGAACGTGCCCGGGTATTAATTGGACTTGCTGTCTTTCAGTCTATTCCGTCAGTGGGCCCAAAGCTTGCCCATAATTTCGCTGTGGATTTTGGCTTTTCTGCTTTAGCGGATATAAAGAACAGGAAAGGAGAAGAGCTCGTTCATGAACTTGAGAAAAAATACGGTGTATGGATGGATCCTTGTGTAGAAGATGTCATGAGATGTGTCGTCTATCATGCAAATCATCCAGGCAGCGATAAAAACTGGTGGGATTTTACCGAGGAGCGCAAGAAATACCGTGAAACATTCGGGTATCCTGATGACCGGCCCATTAAGGCGTGGCACGAGTAAAGAGCCTATTTTAATACTGTATCAACAAGAGTTACAGCAGTAAAAAAATCCTCCATTTTAAGAGAACAGACAAAAAAAGTGCGTCAGGGAACGTATAGTATAGAAAGACAGTTTATTTCTGACTTAATGGAAACGATTTGTCATGAACATTACATAGTTTTAACGCACTACAATTTAAGGAGGATGCAGCCATGATCTACGAAATTGAAATCGGCACAGAAAAAGGAAAATTATCTTTAATCACTCTCGGATTAGAGAAAGAAGACGTCATTAACAGTCTGCAGACAGACCGCTTTTTTATAGGCTACACGCACACAGGCCTTACATTCGGATTAAATGCAAATGAAATCGTGTCATTTGATATTCAAAAAAGAGAAACGGTCTCAAGCATGCTTGCAGCAGCTCTTACAGAGGAATTCGGCGGGGAAACAGCTGAAAAGTTTCCTTTTTTGTCTACTGCATTATTAGAAACTGTTTAAACGTATACTGAATACCGCAGATAAATTTCGGATGGACTATATACATAAAGAGAATCGAAGCGAGCTCCGCGCTTCTTGTGAAAAGGGAAGGGTTGAAAGTGGATATGAGTGAGAATCTTTGGACTAGAAAGTATACAGTACTGGATAAAACGCGGGAACAATTAATCAAGGACCTGGAAATTCAAGCAGCTTATTATCCTTATATAGATGCTGCAAAACAGCGTATTCAAGATACCGGAAAATATGGACCGGTGCATGATGCAGCAGACCTCTTCCTTCAATATTTAGAGGAAGAATGTAAGTCTATAGAAAATGAAGCCAACTAAATATTCAAGCTGAAGGCGTTTCTATAAAGAAACGTCTTTTTACGAAAAAAAGCTCAAAACAAAACGCTGTCTATGTATACAGAACATAAACAGCGTCTTATCTTGAATCAAACATATTCACTTTTTTGTTCTTTCCTTTCTTACTAATAACCATTCGTTGCTTTGAATCAATTGATTGCTTTCAATTAATGTCTTGCACGGATTCGATCAGTTTATTCTTTTGCTTTGATTTCCCGCATGCCCACATGCTGCGAAAATAGTTTTCACGGGCTATTTTCATCTGCATCATGATCTTAGCATGCTTCGCTCACCGTCGTCATTGGAATCATCCCCTTAGTCAGATTCACGTTTCCCCGCATATCCACACATCTCAAAATCAGTTTTCACGGGCTGATTTTTTACTGGATGTGATTCTGATATGCTTCGCTTACCGTCGTCATTGGAATCACGCCTTCCTATGAGTGAGTAAATTCATCTTAACAAAATCTTAACAATAATTAAACATTCAGAATAATCTGTATATAGGCAAATAAAGCGTTTACAACTTGTAAATCTCTCAAATTCTCTGTTTTTCTTAGTTTCTCATTGAATTTCGTTTTTTTATTTTTCAGCGGTGCTTAAATATTCATTGCTAATACGTACAAGGGTTGATAAAATTAATTTAAAATTCAGAAAAAACGGAGGTTTTCCATGCCGACAGAAGCTGAAGTACGTCCTTTTACAGAAAGTGATATTGGAAAAACAGCTTTATCTGAAAGCTTTAAAATTGATCTTCGCACCTATACAGAGGAAGAAAAAGGCGAGCTTTTTGCAACAAATCTGGTTCGGGACTGGTCGATGCTGACGTGGAAGGATGTTAGAAAACCTTACGAAGTCAAAACATTTGCAAAAGATCGAAAGGACTGGGAAAAAGAAAATCAAAAGTCCATGCCTGTTCATACATCATGGCAGTATTTTAATAAATCCTTCCATGAATGGAGATGTACCGGAAGAAATGAATGCATTTAATGATGAACTGAAGAAATATTTTGCTGCATTCCGTCCGGCTGAGGTTAAAGATGTTCTAGGCAGATCAATGAAGCTCAGGCTTTGGAATTATATTCACCGAATTGAAGATGGCATCTGGGATCCGCGGGGGAAAAGAGCACTGTTTGAAGGGCTGCATGTTTCAAAGCCTAGAATTCTATTTTTAGGGGCTGCCGAAGGCTATGAAGCGATGCAGCTTGCTGCCATGTATCCAGGCGGTGAAATTGTCATGGTGGACTATGATCCGTTTTGCCGAGACGGCCGTTTTGCCGAATTTCCTGAGCATTATCCTTTTTTAGGTGAAAACCCTGTGACTGGCGCACCCAAAGTGTGGTATAAGAACGATTTTAACATCACTTACCTTGTCGAAGATATTCGAAATCTTCCATTTGGAAAAGAGTTTGACATCGTCATAAGCGTTGGCATGATTGAACATTTTCCTGATGACCAAAAACCTGAGTCCATTGATTGGCACAGAAAGTTTTTAAAAGATGGGGGATATGCGATCTTAACTACCCCGAGGGCTCAGTTGAAATCTAAATTATATTATCAGATCATGGCTGATGTCATGAATCATACTTACAGGGAATTAATGACCATTCAGCAAATGGGAATGTACATTTATGAAAACGGTTTCGATATTTTAAGGCACGGTTTTATTAAAGTTCATAACGGAATTATTGCCAGACCTCGTTAAAAAAAGGAGGAATATAAAATGCTATTCTTTTCGCTATTTGAAAATGACCAGCCAACCATTCTTTCCTAAAGAAGGAAAAGGATGAATTCCAGCCCTGTCTTTAGGATATGGAAAGTAAAATCCTAACTGGATGGAGGCGTCATCAATGAAAAAATCATGGGCAGGAGCGGTCTGTTTATCACTTGCCGCAGGCATATGGGGCGGAATGTATGTGGTCAGCAAATACGTGCTTGAGTACATTCCCCCTTTTACATTAGTCTGGCTGCGTTTCATTATTGCGTTTGCCGTTTTATTCACTCTGCTGAAAATTTCTCAAAAAGGCATGAAGCCTAAATATTCAAAACAGGATTATATTCTCTTTGCATGGATCGGATTCATTGGCTATTTCGTTTCCATACTATGTCAGTTCATCGGCACAAAATTGTCTGATGCTCATACTGGAGCACTGCTCACATCAGCCACTCCTGCCTTTGTCGTTCTGTTTGCAGGTGTTATTCTTAAGGAAAAGATTACGCCAAGAAAACTGATCTCTGTTCTTTTGGCGACAATTGGGGTCATCATCGTCATTGGGTACAAGCAAAACATGGAATACAGCGGGAGCCTTTTTTTAGTACTGGCTGCAGTAACGTGGGCCTTGCTTTCTGTATTTGTCAAAATCGCATCTAAAAGATTTTCATCTTTAACAATCACAACTTATGCGATTTCTTTTGCCGTTATATTTACAAGTCCATTTGCTGTTTGGGAATGGAATGTGAATGCTATTACTGACATTAGTCCTTTGGTAATTACAGGGATTCTTTATTTAGGAATTATATCAACAGCAGGTGCTTTTTTTCTATGGAACAAAGGGATGGAATTAATGGAAGCTGGAGCAGGTTCCCTATTCTTCTTTTTCCAGCCATTGACGGGGGCATTTTTAGGATGGCTGCTTTTGAACGAAGGACTGAGTCCGTCTTTTTTTCTGGGAGGAGCTTGTATAATTGCAGGTGTTATTCTTGTTTCAGTAAAAAACCGGGTGACTGATTGAAAAATAAGTGGAATACTTTGAAAAGGCTGTGACATCAGCCTTTTTTTAGTGCCCATTTTAAAGCAACATCTCAGAAATGTATTTATTCTGAAAATAAGGCGTGACCTTTTCTTTTGCAGCACCCATCTATAAAATAAGAGATGAGTTGTAAATCTGCCTTAAGGTGTGATTCTTATTTTCTTTCTTTTTGCCGCAATAGGTCTTCTGATTGGCATTTTATCCGGATTTTTCGGTGTTGGCGGCGGTTTTATATTAACCCCTGTCTTGCTGCTGATGAATACAGAGCCAATTACTGCAATAACGATCAGTTTATTATATACAATCGGAACATCGGTTTCGGGGATGGTTGCTCATCTGAAATTGAAAAACCTGAGATGGAAAGAAGCTATAATTATAGGTCTAAGCGGAGTGGCAGCAACTCAGGCAGCCAATCCTTTTGTCTATTACTTAAATAATAATGGATATGATGAAACCATCATTCCCGTCACTTATATTCTCCTTTTGAGTTATTTTGCCTGGAGCTTGCTGTTCAGAAAGAAAAAGAAGAGCAATGGGGTAAAACCTATTAAAAAATGGGCGATAGTCTTTTTAGTGCTTACGGGAGGAATTGGTGGATTTATCTCAACTATGCTTGGTGTCGGCGGAGGGTTTATCATCGTGCCGCTCTTAATTTCGTTATCCGGTTTTTATCCTAAAGACGCAATCGGGACAAGTCTTCTCAGTGTTTTATTTATTGTCAGCAGTGGCTTTATCACTTATTTTATAAAATCTCCCATAGATTTATCGATAGGCGCTTTTTTGATAGCGGGAGGCCTTGCAGGTGCTCAGGCCGGAGCTTATATGACAGCCAAATACGAACATGCAGAGATGAAATTGCTTCTTGGCATGCTGTATTGTTTCACAGCAATGAGCGTAGGCATGAAATTGATTGGCTTTGAAGTTTTGGGCATGATTATTCTGTTTTTATTTTTAGGTTTACTTTACATGAAAATGGCAGCGTCCTTTATAACCCGCCGAAATAAAATCCGTTCCTATTGAGCGGCTTGTTTTATATAAAAGCCAAACCGAGAACGTCCGTATTTCGCCTGAACTGCGAAATACGGACATTCTCTGTTTTCTAATCAAACCTTTTCCCCACCACAACCCCATCAACAGCTAGTCTTTTTACATTTTTATAATCATATTTATTGTGTATGCCCCAAATATAGAGAGTCAGCTTCGCCCGTTTGGCCTGCTGATAAAAATAATAATTCAGGCACCGTTTGTGCAGGGTGATAAAATCAATTTTTGCTCCCAGCTCATTTAGCTGATGATAGGGGATATGAGAAGAGATAACAAGTCCTTTTTTAATTTGAGGCAGGAATGCATTCAGAAGCATAATGCTCTTAAGCTCAGTTGATTGGATGGAGAGCATAGAAAACTCATTAGGAGAGTAATCGTCCAATATTTTATCTTAAAGGACTTTTTCGATGCCTGGATAAATAGAGGGGCATTTTAAATCAATGAGCAGATGATAGCGATCATTATATTTCATAAAAACTTCATCTAACGTAGGAATTTTTTCGCCTGCGAATGATTCTTCATACCATTCACCGACATCGAGATTTTTCAGCTCCTTTAATGTCAGATCTGAAACTTTTTTATCAAGGCCTGCGGTTCTTTTCAGGGTAATGTCATGAATGACAACCAAATGTTTATCCTTGCTCATTTGAACATCAAGCTCAATCATATTGAATCCATCACGTATTTTCATGAGCGAGAGAGGATAGTCCGCGGTGTGCAATAAAAAGCTCTTCATCATAGGATGGCGAATCTGCCGCCAGCACATAATGCGCAAGGAAGGAAAGCAAAAATACAATGACCACCAGATATTTCAGTTAAATCATCCTTTCTGACTGAATCAGAGTCTTATGTCCTATAATATGCCAATGATGGACAAAGCGTTTATGTGAATGTTTCTCCTTTAGTTTTGAAAAAATAAAAGGGTGACAAATTTTAGAGAAGGAGGAACAAGTATGGCACATAAACATCAAAATAGTGCAGAGCAGAAAGCGAAAAAACAGCCTGCAAAGCATCAGGAAGAGTTTTCAAGCGAGATCGCTCATAAAGCAAAGCCGGCTCCTGGGCACAAAGAGCAAAAAAAACATAAAAAAATATAAAGATGGCAGCGGGGGAGGAGTTTCAATGAAAAAAATAGCTCTTTTTCTTTTTCTTTTTATCTTTCTGGCTGTACTTTATCAAATGGAAGGTATTCAGCAGATGGATAATGCAGTTGTAAAAGGTGCAGAGGATTTTCGGACTGAGCCTTTTAATTTCTTTTTTCTCACAGTCAGTGATATTGGGTCAATCAAAGTGGAATTTCCCATTATGATCTTCGCATCTATTGTTCTTTTGTTTTTTAGAAAGTTTTTGCCTGTCATATTTTTGTGGGGAACTTTCTATTCCATTCGCTTTATCAATGATGAGCTAAAGGATTTATTTCATAGGGAAAGACCGTCCTTTGATGCAGTTATCCATGCAGCGCATTACAGTTTTCCAAGCGGACATGCAATGAATTCAACTGCTTTTTATGGATTTCTTTGTTATTTGGTGCTTTCGTTCACATCATCAAAGCAAAGAAGCAGAAAATGGTGGATCGGAATCACGGTTATTTTGATAGGCTTAATCGGCATGAGCAGAATCTATCTGGGCGTGCATTACTTAGTAGATGTTCTGGCCGGATTTTCAGCTGGTATGGTCTGGCTGCTCGTCATTATAAAAGTATACGAAATGATAAAATCGACAAAACTAGACTATCTTAAATGAAGGAAATTTGCCTTTTGCCCTCTAATACATAATGTATCGACTTGAAGGGGGAATCGTAAAATGGGGTTAAGTCTTTTTACGGTAAAAAAGAGGTGCCAGAATTACGACATCACCATCTTCCAAACACCTAAATTTGGTGAAGAAAAAGGCTATGAACAAGTATACCGTCTGAATATAAAGGCTTCAGGACATAGTGAAGCTCTTCAACATGTTTTTTGTATGTTTAACGTTTCTGACCGAGTGCCGAATGATTATGAGGCAAGGTTTATATCAACTGGAGATATTCTTTTAATTGACGAAGTAAAACGCGGACAAACATACTACAAGCTGTTATCCGGCGGCTGGACAAAGATTAACAGGGTTCATGTAAGATAAAGAAAGGCAGCGATCTGACATCGCTGCCTTACTAATTTTATAAGTTATGACCAGGCCCATTTTTTCGTTTGGCTGAAGTTTCTTCTTTGCCGTGAGCATTTTCTTCTGCTTCAATTGCTTCAGGCGGTATATGGTTATTCTTTTTTTGCCCATTGATGCGATTACGGTGTTTTTTGCCCAAAAGTAACCCCTCCTTGTCCTCTATATTTTTTACAAACTAATCGGTTTTCACTACAGTAAATAATTTTCATGTATAAGATGCTGGTTAAATCGGAAAATGTAGAAGGAGAAAAGATTTTGAGTGCTGATTATGGTATATTGAAAAAGCACCTTTTTATACATATAACTGGAGGTATGAACGATGAGTGTTCACATTGGAGCAAAACAAAACGAAATTGCAGAATCTATTCTTTTGCCTGGAGATCCGCTTAGAGCTAAATATATAGCAGAAACGTTTTTAGAAGATGCAGTATGCTATAACGAAGTACGCGGGATGCTTGGATTTACTGGAACGTATAAAGGCCATCGCATCTCTGTACAGGGTACAGGCATGGGTGTTCCATCAATTGCGATTTATGTAAATGAGCTTATGCAAAGCTATAATGTTCAAAAATTAATCCGTGTTGGAACGTGCGGTGCCATTCAGCAGGACGTTAAAGTAAGAGACGTAATTCTGGCGATGAGTGCGTCAACCGATTCACAAATGAACAGAATGACTTTCGGCGGTGTCGATTACGCGCCAACTGCTGATTTTGAATTACTGAAGTACGCATATGATGCTGGAACTGAAAAAGGATTAAAACTGAAAGTCGGAAACGTCTTTACTGCAGATATGTTCTACAATGACAACTCCGAGCTTGAGAAATGGGCGAAATACGGTGTTCTGGCAATTGAAATGGAATCAGCAGCACTCTATACGCTTGCAGCTAAATTCGGCCGTAAGGCATTATCCGTGCTGACAGTAAGCGACCACATCTTAACAGGCGAAGAAACAACATCTGAAGAGCGTCAAACGACGTTTAATGAAATGATGGAAATTGCATTAGAGGCAGCAATTAAATAAAAAAGGAAACGCACGAAAATTTTTTCGTGTGTTTCCTCTTTTTTTCGACAAGATCTGCCACAATTGACAGATATAGTTTTTCTCATTTTAGGCAATAGTGATAAAATGAAAGCATGAAAGACATACAGGCAGGTAGGGTGAACAAATTTTGAACATAAAAAAAGCTACAGTAATGACTATTATTCCCATGACGCTTTTACTTTCGGCATGCACTGGAATTCAACTGTCAAAGGATCTTAATCCATTTAAAGAAGGCCAATCTGAAACCCAGCAGGAAAAGCAGAGTTCTGCGGAAGAAAAGCCAAAAGAAGAAACCGCTCAGTTCCAATTAGAAGAGCAATTTTTCAACAAGATTCAAGAAGTCAATGGAAAGCCGACGATTACAAATCCCGAGAATCGAATGGTGCTCGTGAATAAGGAATATTCTCTTCCTTCTGCATATGAGCCCGCTGACCTTGTTGCTCCTAAGGTGGCGTTCTCATTTGGAGATACAGATGTACCGCAGCGTTACATTCGTAAAGAAGCAGCCATTGCCCTTGAAAAAATGTTTGCACAGGCAACAAAAGAAGGTATTGAGCTATTTGCAGTATCCGGATACAGGTCGTATGAACGTCAAACCGGCATTTTAAATGTTGAGAAAGCACTTAAAGGCGATGAAGTGGCACTTGAAACAGTTGCTCTTCCAGGTCAAAGCGAGCATCAGACCGGCCTTGCAATGGATATTACAAGCAGAAGCGCCGGTATGGATATAACCGAGAAATTCGGAGATACGCCAGAAGGAAAATGGGTTAAGGAGAATGCCCATAAATTCGGCTTTATTATCCGCTATCAAAAAGGAAAAGAAGATATTACACAGTTTGCATATGAGCCATGGCATTTGCGCTATGTAGGAGTAAATGAAGCAGCGGAAATCTATAAAAACGATCTGACGCTTGAAGAATTTTTTGCTGAAGTGAAGAAAATGTAATGAGTCATCCTGATCTTGATCTGTTGAATTATGACCTGGATGTCATCTTCATTGGGTTTAACCCGAGTTTGTATTCAGCTGAAGTCATGCATCATTATGCAAGTAAAAGCAATCGTTTTTTGGAGAATTCTTTCTCATGCAGGAATAACGGACAGGCTTTATTCGCCTAGTGAAGATTTCAAGCTTCTTGAAAAAGGATTTGGTTTTACTAATATCGTCCACAGACCAACGAAGTCTGCTGCGGAAATAACAGCCGAAGAGTATCGTGAAGGCAAAAAAGTGCTATTGAATAAGCTGATGTTCTATCAGCCGAAAATAGCCTGCTTCGTCGGTAAAGGTGTTTATTTATCCTATAGCGGAAAACAGAAAGCAGATTGGGGTCTGCAGCCCGATTCAGCAGCTAAAGGCGTTATGGAATTCACTGCCCCTTCTTCAAGCGGACTGGTGAGAATGAAGCAGGATGAGATTGTTGATATCTATAAAGGTTTAGCTAATTTGATCAAAGAAAAGCAGTCATTCATTTAATAGTGAAAAGACTGCTTTTTTTGTTCATTCATTTACTTACCAGAACAGCAAACCGCCTAAAACCACGCCTGTTACAAACGCTAAGCCGATTCCATAAGGATAACCATAGCCATAGCCGCCGTAGCCGCCGTAAAATCCCATGCCGAAACCGCCGCGCCCGCGTCCTCCAAAGGGCTGAATATAAACCTTTTGCCGAGTAACATTTGTAATTCTGCCAACATGCTGATTTCCAAATCGATCACTGATGCGGACAACTTTACCATGGTACTGACAGCAAAGGTTATAATAATTTTGAGACAAATTTTTTTCCTCCCTTCAACCTGCTTCCTCATAATCTATGAAAAATAAGGGAGAAGGGTTTGTACGTATACCCCCGATATGCTTTATTTCATACATCTGAAAATGCGAAATTGAACGGCGAGATAATAGGCTTCACGGAGTTTTTCGTGCTCAGCAAGCATGTCAAAATAAACGGGATCAAGATTTTCTGACATATCAAACTCTGTTGTCGGTTCATCTTCTTCTATTATAAAGTCATCTTTTGTGCGGACTTCAATTTTTTGAAAGCCTGCTGATTTTATTGCGGACTTCCACTCCTCTTCATTAAATAGATGGTGAAACTCGTAAAATGACTGAATTTTTTCCTTTAGTTTGCGGTCAGTCTGATCTGCAGCTGTCACTTCAATCGCGAGAAGAACACCGTTATCTTTCATTACCCGGTTCAGTTCTCTCAATGACTGAACAGAATCTGTGAAGCTCAAAACAGACTCGCAAAAAATGAAGTCAAATTGTTTTTCTTTGAATGGAAGGTTCTCGACTGATCCTTGTACAAGGCATTTATCTTCTTTTAATCTGTTTTTTGCTTTTAAAAGCATAATGGGGTCAATATCTAAACCGGTCACATTATAATTAAGCGATTTTAGAAACTGCAAGGTTTGGCCGGTTCCGCAGCCAGCGTCAAGAATGGATGCTGATACAGGAATCATTTCAAGTTCGATGATCTCCTTTGTCAGCATGAAACCGCCTGGATGGGCACCCCCAACTCCAAGTTGTGCAAGTAAATCAAGATAGCCAGGCATTTGCATGAACTCCTTTCAAACTAAATTATGCGGTTTTCCATCTTCCTATGAAGTTGATTCTCCAAATTTGTCCGAAAATCATTAAATAAAATTGAATTTTAAAACACTGAGAATGGTTTCAGCTTTATAGTAAATACTGTTTGAAGGACCTAGGATTCGCTGTGTTTTTAGTTGACGTTTTTGTTTTCGTTACTCATAATGATTACATAATGAGGGTGGTGTTAATTTGTTTAAAAATAACAATGTGAAATTTCTGTTTGCAATCCTTTTAACTGCCATCATTAGCGCAGGTATTACGTTTGCGGTCGTTCAGAAAGACAGCGGCCTGAGTCAGGCGCAGGGGAAAAGCGATGACCCCTTTGAAAAGCTTTATTCTACATACGACACGCTTAAAGGCGAATTTTATCAGGATACAAATCAGGAAAAACTTGTAGACGGTGCAATTAAAGGAATGCTTCAATCTTTGGATGATCCGTATTCAACTTATATGGATCAGGAGGAAGCAAAGGGCTTCAATGAGAATATTTCATCATCTTTTGAAGGAATTGGTGCCGAGGTTCAAGAATCTGACGGGAAAATTATGATTGTTTCTCCTATTAAAGGTTCACCCGCTGATAAAGCCGGCCTTAAGCCAAAAGACAAAATTCTGAAAGTCGATGACAAAAGCGTTGAAGGAATGACAGTCAACGAAGCTGTTATGCTGATCCGCGGGGAAAAAGGCTCAAAGGTTCAGCTCGTTATAGAACGTGACGGTGTCGGAGAGCTCGATTTTAATCTGACAAGAGATACTATCCCTTTAGAAACAGTTTATACAGAGGTTGAAAGCGGAATTGGCAAGGTTCAGATTACAAAGTTTTCAGAAACGACCGGAAAAGAACTGGCTGATGCTTTAAACGAGCTGAATGATCAGGAAGTGAAGGGACTTGTGCTTGATTTAAGACAAAATCCAGGCGGTCTGCTTGATCAGGCGATTGCAATGAGTGATATTTTCGTCCCTAAAGGAAAAACCATCATGCAAATCGAAAACAAAGATGGTTCAAAAGAAGTTCAAAAATCCCAAAATGATTCTGCCGTGAATGTTCCAGTTGTCGTTGTTGTAGATAATGGAACCGCAAGTGCTGCAGAAATTATGGCCGGTGCTTTGAATCAATCTGCCGGTATTCCAATTGTCGGAGAAAAAACGTTTGGGAAA
Proteins encoded in this region:
- a CDS encoding D-alanyl-D-alanine carboxypeptidase family protein, translating into MKKATVMTIIPMTLLLSACTGIQLSKDLNPFKEGQSETQQEKQSSAEEKPKEETAQFQLEEQFFNKIQEVNGKPTITNPENRMVLVNKEYSLPSAYEPADLVAPKVAFSFGDTDVPQRYIRKEAAIALEKMFAQATKEGIELFAVSGYRSYERQTGILNVEKALKGDEVALETVALPGQSEHQTGLAMDITSRSAGMDITEKFGDTPEGKWVKENAHKFGFIIRYQKGKEDITQFAYEPWHLRYVGVNEAAEIYKNDLTLEEFFAEVKKM
- a CDS encoding S41 family peptidase, with amino-acid sequence MFKNNNVKFLFAILLTAIISAGITFAVVQKDSGLSQAQGKSDDPFEKLYSTYDTLKGEFYQDTNQEKLVDGAIKGMLQSLDDPYSTYMDQEEAKGFNENISSSFEGIGAEVQESDGKIMIVSPIKGSPADKAGLKPKDKILKVDDKSVEGMTVNEAVMLIRGEKGSKVQLVIERDGVGELDFNLTRDTIPLETVYTEVESGIGKVQITKFSETTGKELADALNELNDQEVKGLVLDLRQNPGGLLDQAIAMSDIFVPKGKTIMQIENKDGSKEVQKSQNDSAVNVPVVVVVDNGTASAAEIMAGALNQSAGIPIVGEKTFGKGTIQTAKSFEDGSSIKYTIAKWLTPDGSWIHKKGIEPQHKATLPAYANLPYLNPDKELKQGDSSAEVKVAQQMLEALGYKNVKTDGFYEETTKNAVTEFQAKNSLKSTGTISGETTIKMLETLQAQLKENDTQMEEAIKVLKEQM
- the deoD gene encoding purine-nucleoside phosphorylase, which encodes MSVHIGAKQNEIAESILLPGDPLRAKYIAETFLEDAVCYNEVRGMLGFTGTYKGHRISVQGTGMGVPSIAIYVNELMQSYNVQKLIRVGTCGAIQQDVKVRDVILAMSASTDSQMNRMTFGGVDYAPTADFELLKYAYDAGTEKGLKLKVGNVFTADMFYNDNSELEKWAKYGVLAIEMESAALYTLAAKFGRKALSVLTVSDHILTGEETTSEERQTTFNEMMEIALEAAIK
- a CDS encoding class I SAM-dependent methyltransferase, whose protein sequence is MPGYLDLLAQLGVGGAHPGGFMLTKEIIELEMIPVSASILDAGCGTGQTLQFLKSLNYNVTGLDIDPIMLLKAKNRLKEDKCLVQGSVENLPFKEKQFDFIFCESVLSFTDSVQSLRELNRVMKDNGVLLAIEVTAADQTDRKLKEKIQSFYEFHHLFNEEEWKSAIKSAGFQKIEVRTKDDFIIEEDEPTTEFDMSENLDPVYFDMLAEHEKLREAYYLAVQFRIFRCMK